The Hymenobacter baengnokdamensis genome includes a region encoding these proteins:
- a CDS encoding MGH1-like glycoside hydrolase domain-containing protein yields MTPEAQRLLEADIKHKNWRRFGPYLSERQWGTVREDYSANGDAWNYTTFDQARSRAYRWGEEGLAGFCDDQQLLCGSLALWNGQDTILKEQLFGLSGPQGNHGEDVKEVYYFLDNTPTHSYQKLLYKYPQRAFPYEQLLAENARRTRKDPEFELLDTGIFAENRYFDVFVEYAKADAEDLLIQYTIVNRGPDEATLHVLPQLWFRNTWAWGYDDYRPALTALGEGAAQAAHRDLGELTCYAEGAPEWLFCDNDTNCERLYNAPSANHFFKDGITNYLIGKQADALNPARTGTKAAAHYTLTLAPGTTQKVRLRLGPASLKTPFQDFEQLLTQRQAEADQFYAEMQQAISDADARLVQRQAFAGMLWSKQFYHYSVPRWLAGDPAFPPPPAERQQGRNADWKSLDNSDIISMPDTWEYPWYAAWDLAFHCIPLAQLDPEFAKNQLRLLCRDWYMHPNGQLPAYEWRFGDVNPPVHAWAAFRVFKMDQKRRGDAGDTDFLQTVFHRLLLNFTWWVNRKDRDGRNIFEGGFLGLDNIGVFDRSAPLPVGGYLEQADGTAWVAMFALNMMRIALELSQSNPVYQDLASKFFEHFLYIAEAMTNLGNTALNLWDDEDEFYYDALNTPDGGHELLKVRTMVGLIPLFAVEVLDEDLLAGAPLFLERMNWLLDNRPGLASLVSHWQEPGKGSRRLLSLLRGHRMKRLLFRMLDENEFLSDYGVRSLSRVYKDHPYVFRNTEITVNYQPAESETDLFGGNSNWRGPIWMPVNFLLVESLQRFYHYYGEDFKVEYPTHSGQYATIQQVAGALTERLTRLFLRDPQTGRRACFGPSKQLQQDPNFKDYIVFNEYFNGDTGQGLGASHQTGWTGLIAKLLQPKALNGQSQDEDS; encoded by the coding sequence ATGACCCCCGAAGCCCAACGCCTGCTCGAAGCCGACATCAAGCACAAGAATTGGCGGCGCTTTGGTCCCTATTTGTCGGAGCGCCAGTGGGGCACGGTGCGCGAAGACTATTCGGCTAATGGCGACGCCTGGAACTATACCACCTTTGACCAGGCCCGGAGCCGGGCTTACCGCTGGGGCGAAGAAGGCCTGGCCGGCTTCTGCGACGACCAGCAGCTGCTGTGCGGCAGCCTGGCACTCTGGAACGGCCAGGATACCATACTCAAAGAGCAGCTTTTTGGCTTGAGCGGGCCGCAGGGCAACCACGGCGAGGACGTGAAGGAAGTCTATTACTTCCTGGATAACACGCCCACCCATTCGTACCAGAAGCTGCTGTATAAGTATCCGCAGCGGGCTTTTCCGTACGAGCAGCTGCTGGCTGAAAATGCCCGGCGTACGCGCAAAGACCCGGAGTTTGAGCTGCTCGACACGGGCATCTTTGCCGAAAACCGCTATTTCGACGTGTTTGTAGAGTATGCCAAGGCCGATGCCGAAGATTTGCTCATTCAGTACACTATCGTAAACCGGGGGCCCGACGAAGCCACCCTGCATGTGCTGCCGCAGCTGTGGTTTCGCAACACCTGGGCCTGGGGCTACGATGACTACCGGCCTGCCCTCACGGCGCTGGGCGAGGGGGCGGCGCAGGCGGCGCACCGCGACCTGGGCGAGCTGACCTGCTACGCCGAGGGCGCACCCGAATGGCTGTTTTGCGACAACGATACCAACTGCGAGCGGCTGTACAATGCGCCTTCGGCCAACCATTTTTTTAAGGATGGAATTACGAATTACCTGATTGGCAAGCAGGCAGATGCGCTAAACCCTGCGCGTACCGGCACCAAGGCCGCCGCGCATTATACCCTCACCCTGGCCCCCGGAACCACCCAAAAAGTGCGCCTGCGTCTGGGCCCGGCGAGCCTGAAAACTCCGTTTCAGGATTTTGAGCAGCTGCTGACCCAGCGCCAGGCCGAGGCCGACCAGTTTTACGCCGAAATGCAGCAGGCCATTTCCGATGCCGATGCCCGGCTGGTGCAGCGGCAGGCGTTTGCGGGCATGCTCTGGAGCAAGCAGTTTTACCACTACAGCGTGCCCCGCTGGCTGGCCGGCGACCCGGCTTTTCCGCCCCCGCCGGCCGAGCGCCAGCAGGGCCGCAACGCCGACTGGAAGAGCCTCGATAACAGTGATATAATCTCTATGCCCGATACCTGGGAATACCCCTGGTACGCGGCCTGGGACCTGGCTTTTCACTGCATTCCGCTGGCGCAGCTCGACCCCGAGTTTGCCAAAAACCAGCTGCGGCTGCTGTGCCGCGACTGGTACATGCACCCCAACGGCCAGCTGCCGGCCTACGAGTGGCGCTTTGGCGATGTCAACCCGCCCGTGCACGCCTGGGCGGCCTTCCGGGTGTTTAAGATGGACCAGAAGCGGCGCGGCGATGCCGGCGATACCGACTTTCTGCAAACCGTCTTTCACCGGCTGCTGCTCAATTTTACGTGGTGGGTCAACCGTAAGGACCGCGACGGCCGCAATATTTTTGAGGGCGGCTTTCTGGGGCTCGATAATATCGGGGTGTTCGACCGCTCGGCCCCGCTGCCGGTGGGCGGCTACCTCGAGCAGGCCGACGGCACGGCCTGGGTAGCCATGTTTGCGCTCAATATGATGCGTATCGCGCTGGAGTTGAGCCAGTCGAACCCCGTATACCAGGACCTGGCGAGTAAGTTTTTTGAGCACTTCCTCTATATTGCCGAGGCCATGACCAACCTGGGCAACACCGCCCTGAACCTCTGGGACGATGAGGATGAGTTTTACTACGACGCCCTCAACACCCCCGACGGCGGCCACGAGCTGCTGAAGGTGCGCACCATGGTGGGCCTGATACCGCTGTTTGCGGTAGAAGTGCTCGACGAAGACCTGCTGGCCGGGGCGCCGCTTTTTCTGGAGCGCATGAACTGGCTGCTCGATAACCGGCCGGGCCTGGCGTCGCTGGTTTCGCACTGGCAGGAGCCCGGCAAAGGGTCGCGCCGCTTGCTCAGCCTGCTGCGGGGGCACCGCATGAAGCGCCTGCTATTCAGAATGCTGGACGAAAATGAGTTTTTGTCTGACTACGGCGTGCGCAGCCTCTCGCGGGTGTACAAAGACCACCCGTATGTGTTTCGCAACACCGAGATAACGGTTAACTACCAGCCCGCCGAATCGGAAACCGACTTGTTTGGCGGCAACTCCAACTGGCGCGGTCCCATCTGGATGCCGGTCAATTTTCTGCTCGTCGAGTCGCTGCAGCGCTTCTACCACTATTACGGCGAAGACTTCAAGGTAGAGTATCCCACCCACTCGGGGCAGTATGCTACTATTCAACAGGTGGCAGGTGCCCTCACTGAGCGCCTGACGCGGCTTTTCCTGCGTGACCCGCAAACCGGCCGGCGCGCGTGCTTCGGCCCCAGCAAGCAGCTGCAGCAAGACCCGAATTTTAAGGATTACATAGTATTTAATGAATATTTTAACGGCGATACCGGTCAGGGCCTTGGTGCCAGTCACCAAACCGGCTGGACGGGCCTGATTGCAAAGCTGTTGCAGCCCAAAGCGCTGAATGGCCAATCCCAAGACGAAGATTCCTGA
- a CDS encoding SDR family oxidoreductase codes for MPASSSLRLAGQHALVTGANSGIGAAVAKSLAANGASVVVNYVGHPEAADAVVKEITDAGGVAVAIQADVSQEDQVQAMFRQAIAQFGTLHIVVANAGIQVDSPFIDMTLAQWQKVLDVNLTGQFLCLREAAREFMRRGVQPDVSKAAGKIICMSSVHEVIPWAGHVNYATSKGGIMELMKSVAQELAPHKIRVNSIGPGAIKTPINHDAWATPEAEAKLLTLIPYNRVGEPEDIGQLAAWLVSDEADYITGQTIFMDGGMTLYPGFATGG; via the coding sequence ATGCCTGCTTCTTCTTCACTTCGCCTTGCCGGGCAGCACGCGCTCGTTACGGGGGCCAATTCGGGTATCGGCGCAGCCGTGGCCAAATCTCTGGCCGCCAACGGGGCCTCAGTTGTCGTTAACTACGTGGGCCATCCCGAGGCGGCCGATGCCGTGGTAAAGGAAATCACCGACGCCGGGGGCGTGGCCGTGGCCATTCAGGCCGATGTAAGCCAGGAAGACCAGGTGCAGGCAATGTTCAGGCAGGCGATTGCGCAGTTTGGTACGCTGCACATTGTGGTAGCCAACGCTGGCATTCAGGTCGATTCGCCTTTTATCGACATGACCCTGGCGCAGTGGCAAAAGGTGCTTGATGTGAACCTTACCGGCCAGTTTTTGTGCCTGCGCGAAGCCGCCCGTGAGTTTATGCGGCGCGGCGTGCAGCCCGACGTAAGCAAAGCAGCCGGCAAAATTATCTGCATGAGCAGCGTCCACGAGGTTATTCCGTGGGCCGGCCACGTCAACTACGCCACCAGTAAGGGCGGCATTATGGAGCTGATGAAAAGTGTGGCCCAGGAACTGGCGCCGCACAAAATCAGGGTTAACAGCATCGGGCCCGGCGCCATCAAAACGCCCATCAACCACGACGCCTGGGCTACGCCCGAAGCCGAGGCCAAGCTGCTGACTCTCATTCCGTACAACCGCGTGGGCGAGCCCGAGGACATTGGTCAGCTGGCCGCCTGGCTGGTGTCGGACGAGGCCGATTACATCACGGGTCAAACCATCTTTATGGATGGCGGCATGACCTTGTACCCCGGCTTCGCCACGGGCGGATAA
- a CDS encoding cyclase family protein: MPVPAPWLDATTPIRDQMVHWPDNLGVTVARTLSQDRGDAANVTELHLSAHTGTHVDAPLHFTSGAGDTTTLDLGRLMGPATVVAISDPKSISLAEVQLLPIKPGARLLFKTRISASEWSTEPFKPDFVALDGDAARYLRDAGVVCVGVDYLSVGKADAHHALLDAGICVIEGLALQHIAPGEYELLCLPLRIVGSDGAPARVLLRPL, from the coding sequence ATGCCTGTTCCTGCTCCGTGGCTCGACGCCACAACGCCAATCCGCGACCAGATGGTGCATTGGCCCGACAACCTGGGCGTGACCGTAGCGCGCACGCTCAGCCAGGACCGGGGCGATGCCGCCAACGTAACCGAGCTGCACCTGAGCGCCCACACCGGCACCCACGTCGATGCGCCCCTACACTTTACCAGTGGAGCCGGCGACACTACCACCCTCGACCTGGGCCGGCTGATGGGGCCAGCTACAGTAGTAGCCATTAGCGACCCCAAGAGTATTAGTCTGGCCGAAGTGCAGCTACTCCCTATTAAGCCCGGCGCGCGGCTGTTGTTCAAAACGCGCATCTCGGCCAGCGAATGGAGCACCGAGCCTTTTAAGCCCGATTTTGTAGCCCTCGACGGCGATGCCGCCCGCTACCTGCGCGATGCCGGCGTAGTGTGCGTGGGCGTCGATTATCTGTCGGTAGGCAAGGCTGATGCGCACCACGCCCTGCTCGACGCCGGCATCTGCGTGATTGAAGGACTGGCCTTGCAGCATATAGCGCCCGGCGAATATGAGCTGCTGTGCCTGCCCCTCCGGATTGTGGGCAGCGACGGCGCCCCGGCGCGGGTGCTGCTGCGGCCGCTGTAG